The proteins below are encoded in one region of Campylobacter rectus:
- a CDS encoding Nif3-like dinuclear metal center hexameric protein yields MKIGEIYKILDEISPFASQEEWDNSGLLVGSFEACAQRVYLSLDVDDELLDEAQPNSLIITHHPLIFKGLKSLNLDKYPSSLIAKMMAKNLSLIAMHTNYDLSHLNEYVLSEILGFTPKGRDGFLLYADVNLSFDELCVSVKDKFKLEILRVVKAQKNERIGRLALCTGSGGDLIGEVRADVFLTGDIKYHQALEAAHNNLNLIDIGHFESERYFGESLAKYLQNLAIPTIISNSKNPFSYS; encoded by the coding sequence ATGAAAATCGGCGAAATTTATAAAATTTTAGACGAGATTAGCCCGTTTGCGAGTCAAGAGGAGTGGGATAATAGCGGGCTGCTCGTGGGCTCGTTTGAGGCGTGCGCGCAGCGCGTTTATCTTAGCCTTGACGTCGACGACGAACTTTTGGACGAAGCGCAGCCAAATTCGCTTATCATTACGCATCATCCGCTCATTTTTAAAGGGCTAAAATCGCTAAATTTGGACAAATATCCAAGCAGCTTAATCGCAAAAATGATGGCTAAAAATTTAAGCCTGATCGCGATGCATACCAATTATGATCTAAGCCACTTAAACGAGTACGTGCTAAGCGAAATTTTGGGTTTTACGCCAAAGGGGCGCGATGGATTCTTGCTTTATGCGGATGTAAATTTGAGTTTTGACGAGCTTTGCGTGTCGGTAAAAGATAAATTTAAACTTGAAATTTTAAGAGTCGTAAAGGCGCAGAAAAACGAGCGTATCGGACGGCTTGCGCTTTGCACGGGAAGCGGCGGAGATCTGATAGGCGAGGTGCGGGCGGATGTGTTTTTAACCGGAGATATCAAATACCACCAAGCGCTTGAGGCCGCACATAATAATTTAAATTTGATAGACATCGGACACTTTGAGAGCGAGCGGTATTTCGGGGAGTCGCTTGCAAAATATTTGCAAAATTTAGCGATTCCTACTATAATATCCAACTCAAAAAACCCGTTTTCATACAGTTAA
- the glyQ gene encoding glycine--tRNA ligase subunit alpha has product MTFSEIILTLQNYWREQGCVILQPYDMPAGAGTYHQATFLRSLGPKPWATAYVAPSRRPTDGRYGENPNRLGAYYQFQVLIKPSPENIQELYLKSLEKLGLNLKNHDIRFVEDNWESPTLGAWGLGWEVWLDGMEVTQFTYFQQVGGIACELVSAEITYGLERLAMYLQDVNSVYDIVWDDRGGNIVTYADVHKQGEFEWSKYNFEIADVDMLFRQFENAFGECKRCLEAKISLPAYDYCMLAAHTFNVLDARGAISVTQRQDYILKIRELAKECALTYKAGIDAAAENGAKGE; this is encoded by the coding sequence ATGACGTTTTCAGAGATTATTTTGACGTTGCAAAACTACTGGCGCGAGCAGGGTTGCGTGATACTGCAGCCATACGATATGCCTGCGGGCGCGGGCACCTATCATCAGGCGACTTTTTTAAGGAGCCTCGGGCCAAAGCCGTGGGCGACGGCGTACGTTGCCCCATCTCGCCGCCCGACCGACGGTAGATACGGTGAAAACCCAAACCGCCTGGGTGCTTATTATCAGTTTCAGGTGCTCATTAAACCAAGCCCGGAAAACATACAGGAGCTTTATCTAAAAAGCCTTGAAAAGCTCGGGTTAAATTTGAAAAATCACGACATCCGCTTCGTCGAGGATAACTGGGAGAGCCCGACGCTGGGCGCTTGGGGGCTAGGCTGGGAGGTCTGGCTAGACGGTATGGAGGTGACGCAGTTTACGTATTTTCAGCAAGTAGGCGGCATCGCGTGCGAGCTGGTTTCGGCTGAGATCACCTACGGCCTTGAGCGTCTTGCGATGTATCTACAAGACGTAAATAGCGTCTATGATATCGTTTGGGACGATAGGGGCGGCAATATCGTGACCTACGCCGACGTGCATAAGCAGGGCGAATTTGAGTGGAGCAAATATAACTTTGAAATCGCAGACGTAGATATGCTATTTCGCCAGTTTGAAAATGCATTCGGCGAGTGCAAACGCTGCCTGGAGGCTAAAATTTCGCTGCCTGCGTATGATTATTGCATGCTTGCGGCGCATACGTTTAACGTCCTTGACGCGCGCGGAGCGATCAGCGTAACGCAAAGGCAAGACTACATCCTAAAAATCCGCGAGCTGGCCAAAGAGTGCGCGCTGACGTATAAAGCCGGCATCGATGCCGCAGCCGAAAACGGTGCGAAGGGCGAATAA
- a CDS encoding pseudouridine synthase family protein codes for MKEEKAYKLLAIQEGISNNEAKELIDAGLVSAKGQRIAVARTVMSAATKFNVQKLPRPSVIFEDENLIAVDKPAFLTSEKVSEIYKFPLLHRLDKETSGVLLLVKNEEFQKKAIEEFKNCRVKKEYVAAVKGIVSEEFSVNEPIITLKNRGGAFSKISPNGKDALSIVTPVMVAGKKSLVKVEIKTGRTHQIRVHLNHAGYGIVGDEKYAKNKAARMYLHAYKIELLGYKFRSNLSEDFNRLGFEISRNFEI; via the coding sequence ATGAAAGAAGAAAAAGCCTATAAGCTGCTGGCGATCCAGGAAGGCATCTCAAACAACGAGGCAAAGGAGCTGATTGACGCTGGGCTGGTTAGCGCCAAAGGGCAAAGGATCGCCGTGGCGCGCACGGTTATGAGCGCGGCGACTAAATTTAACGTGCAAAAGCTGCCGCGCCCAAGCGTGATTTTTGAGGATGAAAACCTGATCGCGGTTGATAAACCGGCATTTTTAACGTCGGAAAAAGTGAGCGAAATTTATAAATTTCCGCTTCTTCACAGGCTTGATAAGGAAACTAGCGGCGTGCTGTTACTCGTAAAAAACGAGGAATTTCAAAAAAAAGCGATCGAGGAGTTTAAAAACTGCCGCGTAAAAAAAGAGTATGTCGCAGCTGTAAAAGGCATCGTGAGCGAGGAATTTAGCGTAAACGAACCTATAATCACGCTAAAAAACAGAGGCGGAGCGTTTTCTAAAATCTCGCCAAACGGCAAAGATGCGCTCTCCATCGTGACGCCCGTGATGGTCGCAGGCAAAAAAAGCCTCGTAAAAGTCGAGATAAAAACCGGCAGAACTCACCAAATCAGAGTGCATCTAAATCATGCGGGATATGGGATCGTAGGGGATGAAAAATACGCTAAAAATAAAGCCGCTAGAATGTATCTGCATGCTTATAAAATCGAGCTTTTGGGATATAAATTTAGGTCAAATTTAAGCGAGGATTTTAATAGGCTCGGTTTTGAAATTTCAAGAAATTTTGAGATTTAA
- the ffh gene encoding signal recognition particle protein has protein sequence MFEQISESFRLAVSKIRFVDDEKALNNALDVLKKALLKADVHHKVTKELLALIEADLKQSGIGQKQFLDAIKSNLTKVLTAPGNQGFVFAPVAPTTVLMAGLQGSGKTTTTIKLANYLKLRKKKVLVAACDLQRLAAVEQLRQLCEANEIELFSIENETDPLNVAKQALAKAKSGLYDVLLVDTAGRLAIDEVLMKQIKDIKSALQPHEIFYVADAMSGQDGVKTASAFNDALKISGVVLSKFDSDSKGGVAIGIAKQLNIPLRFVGIGEKVGDMESFIPERIVSRIMGEGDLATLVEKTSAVIDEQEAKRINKKIKKGQFNFNDFLSQMESVKKLGNMKSLIGMIPGLSSVANQIKDIDLDNSKEILHIKAMINSMTQKERENPDLLNNSRKRRLAAGSGLSQVEVNRFLKQFENASKIAKRFSGKEGLKGLGNLLNQAKNARPN, from the coding sequence GTGTTTGAACAAATCAGCGAGTCGTTTCGTTTAGCCGTTAGTAAAATTCGTTTCGTAGATGACGAAAAAGCGCTAAATAACGCGCTTGACGTGCTTAAAAAAGCGCTACTGAAAGCCGATGTTCATCACAAAGTTACCAAAGAGTTGCTAGCTCTCATCGAGGCCGATCTAAAGCAAAGCGGGATAGGTCAAAAGCAGTTTTTAGACGCTATAAAGTCAAATTTGACAAAGGTTTTAACCGCGCCGGGCAATCAAGGCTTTGTCTTTGCGCCCGTAGCCCCTACGACCGTGCTGATGGCGGGCTTGCAAGGTAGCGGCAAAACCACTACCACGATAAAGCTGGCTAATTATCTAAAACTTAGAAAGAAAAAAGTTTTGGTCGCGGCGTGCGATTTGCAGCGCTTGGCGGCCGTCGAGCAGCTTCGCCAGCTCTGCGAAGCAAACGAGATAGAGCTTTTTAGCATAGAAAACGAAACCGATCCGCTAAACGTAGCCAAGCAAGCGCTAGCTAAAGCAAAAAGCGGACTTTACGACGTGCTTTTGGTCGATACCGCAGGACGCCTGGCGATAGATGAAGTTTTGATGAAGCAGATAAAAGATATCAAATCAGCGCTCCAGCCGCATGAAATTTTCTACGTAGCCGACGCTATGAGTGGGCAAGACGGCGTTAAAACGGCTAGCGCATTTAACGATGCGCTAAAAATAAGCGGCGTGGTGCTAAGCAAATTTGACTCGGATAGCAAAGGCGGCGTAGCTATCGGCATAGCAAAACAGCTAAATATCCCGCTTAGATTCGTTGGTATCGGCGAAAAAGTCGGCGATATGGAGAGCTTTATCCCCGAGCGTATCGTGAGCCGCATAATGGGCGAGGGCGACTTGGCGACGTTGGTTGAGAAAACTAGCGCCGTAATAGACGAGCAAGAAGCAAAAAGAATAAATAAAAAGATCAAAAAAGGGCAGTTTAACTTTAACGACTTTTTGTCGCAAATGGAAAGCGTCAAAAAGCTCGGAAATATGAAAAGCCTTATCGGAATGATACCGGGGCTATCAAGCGTCGCAAATCAGATAAAAGATATCGACCTTGATAACTCGAAGGAAATTTTGCATATCAAAGCGATGATAAATTCGATGACGCAAAAAGAGCGTGAGAATCCTGATTTATTAAACAACAGCCGAAAAAGACGTTTGGCGGCCGGATCCGGACTATCTCAAGTAGAGGTAAATCGCTTTTTGAAGCAGTTTGAAAACGCATCGAAAATCGCAAAGAGATTTTCCGGCAAAGAAGGCTTAAAAGGGCTTGGAAATTTACTAAACCAAGCTAAAAACGCTCGCCCTAATTAA
- a CDS encoding KH domain-containing protein, with translation MVENFLLEYAKLIADFPEKVKLERVELGENFAELIIYADKVDTGKLIGKDGRMINAIKTVIVGYKAKDATSYRVTVKPLE, from the coding sequence ATGGTAGAAAATTTTTTACTTGAGTATGCTAAGCTCATCGCCGATTTTCCTGAAAAAGTAAAACTCGAGCGAGTCGAGCTTGGCGAAAATTTTGCCGAACTGATAATATATGCCGATAAGGTCGATACCGGAAAGCTAATCGGTAAAGACGGCAGGATGATAAATGCGATAAAAACCGTCATAGTAGGCTACAAAGCAAAAGACGCAACTTCATACCGCGTTACGGTAAAGCCTCTTGAGTGA
- a CDS encoding aspartate ammonia-lyase — MGTRREHDFIGELEIADDVYYGVQTFRALDNFHMSGRPLKDYPYFVKAFAQIKKAAALANKEVGVLDAQKADAIAKACDELIAGKYLDQFVVDMIQGGAGTSTNMNANEVITNVALESLGHKKGEYQYLHPNDHTNLGQSTNDTYPSSIKVAAYAKLTDLLKAMELLKNELEAKAKDFKDIIKMGRTELEDAVPTTLGNTFHAFASYIKSDIEKITAARESMAVLNMGATAIGTGINCHPDYKAAVHKILSQITGVNFKPADDFIAATQDTADFVHVSGALKTAAVRLSKIANDLRLMNSGPRCGLGEINLPQMQPGSSIMPGKVNPVIAEVVGEACYEVIGNDVTIMLCSERGEFELNAFEPGIAYALFNSIFILENAMKTLAEKAIRKLTANPEACLKSVLGSVGIVTAFNPYIGYEKSASIAKEALQTGKAVGDICLERGYLKKEEIDKILEPKNMLNPHMGK, encoded by the coding sequence ATGGGAACCAGAAGAGAACACGACTTCATAGGTGAGCTAGAGATAGCTGATGATGTTTATTACGGCGTGCAGACGTTTAGGGCGCTTGATAATTTCCATATGAGCGGACGACCGCTTAAGGATTATCCGTATTTCGTAAAAGCATTTGCCCAGATCAAAAAAGCCGCAGCTCTAGCAAACAAAGAAGTAGGCGTTCTAGACGCGCAAAAAGCCGACGCAATCGCAAAAGCGTGCGACGAGCTAATCGCGGGTAAATATTTAGATCAATTCGTAGTAGATATGATCCAAGGCGGTGCCGGAACAAGCACCAATATGAACGCAAACGAGGTTATTACAAACGTCGCGCTCGAAAGCCTAGGCCACAAAAAAGGCGAGTATCAGTATCTGCATCCAAACGATCACACAAATTTGGGTCAAAGCACCAACGACACTTATCCAAGCTCGATTAAGGTCGCGGCTTACGCGAAATTAACCGACCTTTTAAAGGCTATGGAACTACTTAAAAACGAGCTGGAAGCTAAAGCAAAAGACTTCAAAGATATCATCAAAATGGGCAGAACCGAGCTTGAGGATGCCGTTCCTACTACGCTTGGCAACACTTTCCACGCATTTGCAAGCTATATCAAGAGTGATATCGAAAAAATCACCGCAGCAAGAGAGTCTATGGCTGTGCTAAATATGGGCGCGACCGCGATTGGAACGGGCATTAACTGCCATCCTGATTACAAAGCGGCCGTTCATAAAATTTTAAGCCAAATCACGGGCGTAAATTTCAAACCTGCCGATGATTTTATCGCAGCTACTCAAGACACTGCAGATTTCGTTCACGTTAGCGGCGCGCTAAAAACGGCTGCCGTTCGCCTAAGCAAGATAGCAAACGACCTAAGACTAATGAACTCAGGCCCAAGATGCGGTCTTGGCGAGATAAATTTACCTCAGATGCAGCCCGGCAGCTCTATCATGCCGGGTAAAGTAAATCCGGTCATCGCAGAGGTCGTAGGCGAAGCATGCTACGAAGTAATCGGCAACGACGTAACCATCATGCTTTGCAGCGAGAGAGGCGAATTCGAACTAAACGCGTTTGAGCCGGGCATCGCTTACGCGCTATTTAACTCGATCTTTATCCTTGAAAACGCGATGAAAACCTTAGCCGAAAAAGCGATCAGAAAACTAACCGCAAATCCTGAGGCTTGCCTAAAATCAGTGCTAGGTTCGGTCGGTATCGTAACTGCGTTTAACCCATACATCGGCTACGAAAAATCTGCAAGCATCGCTAAAGAAGCGTTGCAAACGGGTAAAGCCGTAGGCGACATCTGCTTAGAGAGAGGATATTTGAAAAAAGAGGAAATCGATAAAATTTTAGAGCCTAAAAATATGCTAAACCCTCATATGGGCAAATAA
- the trmD gene encoding tRNA (guanosine(37)-N1)-methyltransferase TrmD, producing MKFTFVTLFKNLVKPYFEDSILGRAVKEKLVCVDFLNPRDFSADKHKKVDDYMVGGGAGLLMACQPLDDTFKFLLKNEPKAHIVFLAPAGKKFNQNDAKRLAKKEHICLVCGRYEGIDERIVEKYADEIFCIGDFIMTGGELAALCVADAISRNIKGVLGNNQSLEIESFEGDLLEAPSFTKPNDYKGLGVVSAFLKGDHAKIEALKNNMAFLKTRFFRPDLHRKFEPPTKEKNEKQVY from the coding sequence ATGAAATTTACTTTCGTTACGCTTTTTAAAAACCTCGTTAAACCGTATTTTGAAGATAGTATTTTAGGCCGCGCTGTAAAAGAAAAGCTCGTCTGCGTCGATTTTTTAAATCCTAGGGATTTTAGCGCAGATAAACATAAAAAGGTTGATGATTATATGGTTGGGGGCGGTGCAGGATTGCTGATGGCGTGCCAGCCTCTTGATGATACTTTTAAATTTTTACTAAAAAACGAACCGAAAGCTCATATCGTTTTTCTTGCGCCTGCAGGAAAGAAATTTAACCAAAATGACGCCAAACGCCTAGCGAAAAAAGAGCATATTTGTTTAGTTTGCGGCAGATACGAGGGGATAGATGAGCGTATAGTAGAAAAATACGCTGACGAAATTTTTTGTATCGGCGATTTTATAATGACGGGCGGAGAGCTTGCGGCGCTTTGTGTCGCCGATGCGATTTCGCGCAATATTAAGGGTGTTTTAGGAAATAATCAAAGCCTTGAAATCGAGAGTTTTGAGGGTGATTTGCTCGAAGCTCCGTCTTTTACAAAACCAAACGATTATAAAGGCCTCGGTGTGGTTTCAGCGTTTTTAAAGGGAGACCATGCTAAAATCGAAGCTTTGAAAAATAACATGGCGTTCTTAAAAACTAGGTTTTTTCGTCCGGATTTACACCGAAAATTTGAGCCGCCGACTAAGGAAAAAAATGAGAAACAAGTATATTGA
- a CDS encoding zinc ribbon domain-containing protein: MNKYLEQLVELSTIDKDIDDFTPRLEKVQSVLKSTKDEQAAILAQIEDAATSVTELKNQKSQTNAHIAEFSAKIKDVAKKSNSAKTEKEIKALQLEDELAKEQLEAANEEVERLEKIIDSKNALKSELEAKAAELGENLTKIESEISAEVGAIEQQRAEIYAKKDKLVGEMNQKILTFYEKIRKWAHNTAVVPVKKQACYGCFMQINDKTYSAVIKGEDIVTCPHCGRILYKEAAN, from the coding sequence ATGAATAAATATTTAGAACAATTAGTCGAGCTCTCGACGATCGACAAAGATATCGACGATTTTACGCCGCGCCTTGAGAAGGTTCAAAGCGTTTTAAAATCGACCAAGGACGAGCAGGCGGCGATTTTAGCGCAGATCGAGGATGCGGCTACGAGCGTGACCGAGCTAAAAAATCAAAAATCTCAAACAAACGCTCATATAGCCGAATTTAGCGCAAAAATCAAAGACGTCGCCAAAAAAAGCAACTCCGCAAAAACCGAAAAAGAGATAAAAGCGCTCCAGTTGGAAGACGAGCTGGCCAAAGAGCAGCTAGAGGCCGCAAACGAAGAGGTCGAAAGGCTCGAAAAAATCATAGATAGCAAAAATGCGCTCAAAAGCGAGCTTGAAGCGAAGGCTGCGGAGCTGGGCGAAAATTTGACCAAAATCGAGAGCGAAATTTCGGCCGAAGTTGGCGCTATCGAGCAGCAAAGGGCTGAAATTTACGCTAAAAAAGATAAGTTAGTCGGCGAGATGAATCAAAAAATCTTGACCTTTTACGAAAAGATCCGCAAATGGGCGCATAACACCGCCGTCGTGCCGGTCAAAAAACAGGCCTGCTACGGCTGCTTTATGCAGATAAACGACAAGACTTATTCTGCCGTCATCAAGGGCGAAGACATCGTGACCTGCCCTCACTGCGGCCGAATTTTATACAAAGAAGCGGCGAACTAG
- the rpsP gene encoding 30S ribosomal protein S16, with product MATVVRLTRMGRKKKPFYRIVVTDSRKRRDGGWIESIGYYNPMVEPEVVKFDAERLAYWKGVGAKLSDRVAKITSK from the coding sequence ATGGCAACAGTAGTAAGACTAACGAGAATGGGACGCAAGAAAAAACCTTTTTATCGTATAGTCGTAACGGATAGTAGAAAAAGAAGAGACGGCGGCTGGATAGAGTCGATCGGATACTACAACCCGATGGTTGAGCCTGAGGTAGTAAAATTTGACGCTGAGCGTTTGGCTTATTGGAAGGGCGTCGGTGCGAAACTTAGCGATAGGGTTGCAAAAATAACTAGCAAATAA
- a CDS encoding anaerobic C4-dicarboxylate transporter, with the protein MDIMLILQIIVLLGGIYLGVRLGGMGVGYAGGLGVVVLAILGMKVDMKDIPMDVILIIASVISAITAMQVAGGLDYLVQVASKILRKNPKQINYLAPIVTYMLTILAGTGHTAFSMIPVIVEVAKTQNIKPSAPLALSVVSSQVAITASPISAAFVAMTGVCEPLGVSYPMLLFVCISTTFVAMLVTAFIVNKFYDLDLSKDPIYQDRLARGAVAEIKEVEYQELKPYAKRSVAIFAVGVLIVVCYALIISKSLGIVAKPILSRDAAIISFMLTIGFLIATLCKVDTSKLLSTSTFQSGMNACICVIGIAWLGTTFVNGHIDGIKEVAKNVVTQYPFVLAIALYFLSCLLYSQAATTRVMMPAVAAALGMTSPENSGQIWILVASFAAVSGLFVLPTYPTTLGAIAMDDTGTTRVGKFVFNHSFFVPGTIMVALSVAFAFLIAPVLI; encoded by the coding sequence ATGGATATAATGCTGATTTTACAGATTATAGTCCTACTTGGAGGTATCTACCTGGGCGTTAGGCTGGGAGGTATGGGTGTCGGCTACGCCGGCGGTCTTGGCGTAGTCGTTTTGGCGATACTCGGTATGAAAGTGGATATGAAAGATATCCCGATGGACGTTATCCTCATCATCGCGTCCGTTATTTCTGCCATCACTGCGATGCAAGTCGCGGGCGGACTTGATTATTTAGTTCAGGTCGCATCTAAAATTTTGCGTAAAAATCCAAAACAAATCAACTATCTAGCGCCTATCGTTACGTATATGCTTACGATACTAGCGGGCACGGGTCACACTGCGTTTTCTATGATTCCGGTTATCGTCGAGGTTGCTAAGACGCAAAATATCAAACCTAGCGCGCCTCTTGCGCTCTCGGTCGTTTCGTCTCAGGTGGCCATCACCGCCAGCCCGATATCTGCGGCTTTCGTTGCGATGACGGGCGTTTGCGAGCCTCTTGGCGTTAGCTATCCGATGTTACTTTTTGTCTGCATATCTACTACTTTCGTAGCTATGCTAGTTACGGCTTTTATCGTAAATAAATTTTACGATCTAGACCTCTCAAAAGACCCTATCTACCAAGACAGACTTGCTAGAGGCGCGGTCGCAGAGATAAAAGAGGTAGAGTATCAGGAGCTTAAACCTTACGCGAAAAGATCGGTCGCGATATTTGCCGTCGGCGTTTTGATTGTCGTTTGCTATGCGCTTATTATTTCAAAGAGCCTAGGCATCGTGGCAAAACCTATCCTTTCCAGAGATGCCGCGATCATCAGCTTTATGCTTACTATCGGCTTTCTTATCGCCACGCTTTGTAAGGTTGATACTAGCAAATTGCTTTCTACCAGCACTTTCCAAAGCGGTATGAATGCGTGCATCTGCGTCATCGGTATCGCATGGCTGGGCACTACTTTTGTAAACGGCCACATCGACGGTATCAAAGAGGTAGCCAAAAACGTCGTTACGCAGTATCCGTTCGTGTTAGCTATCGCGTTATATTTCTTAAGCTGCTTGCTATACTCTCAAGCCGCAACCACTCGCGTTATGATGCCTGCGGTCGCTGCTGCGCTGGGTATGACGTCTCCTGAAAACTCAGGTCAAATTTGGATCCTAGTCGCTTCATTTGCCGCCGTTTCAGGACTTTTCGTGCTTCCTACGTATCCGACCACTTTGGGCGCTATCGCTATGGACGATACGGGCACAACAAGAGTCGGTAAATTCGTATTTAACCACTCGTTCTTCGTGCCGGGCACCATAATGGTCGCTCTTTCGGTCGCGTTTGCATTCCTCATAGCTCCTGTTCTTATCTAA
- the rplS gene encoding 50S ribosomal protein L19 — MRNKYIEAFEQAQIAQKSVPNFRAGDTLRIAIRIKEGDKSRIQNFEGICIARRGSGVGETFIIRKIGANSVGVERIFPIYSESLESITVLRQGRVRRAKLFYLRDRRGKAARIKELKK, encoded by the coding sequence ATGAGAAACAAGTATATTGAGGCATTTGAACAGGCTCAAATCGCTCAAAAGTCTGTGCCTAATTTTCGTGCGGGAGATACTTTACGTATAGCCATCCGTATCAAAGAGGGCGATAAATCGAGAATTCAAAATTTCGAAGGTATCTGTATAGCAAGACGCGGAAGCGGCGTCGGCGAGACTTTTATCATTAGAAAGATCGGTGCAAATAGCGTCGGCGTAGAGAGAATTTTCCCTATTTATAGCGAGAGCCTGGAGAGCATAACAGTGCTAAGACAAGGTCGCGTTCGCCGCGCTAAGTTGTTTTATCTACGCGATAGACGCGGTAAAGCCGCTCGTATTAAAGAGCTTAAAAAATAA
- the waaA gene encoding lipid IV(A) 3-deoxy-D-manno-octulosonic acid transferase, translated as MIIIYYVLVLAAFALGALPLAILAFKKKYRASIPARFFLFKNPKFDASRVHFHACSFGEVRSIAPLVSRFKDAAAVSVVTKTGFDEAKKITQNTRFLPFEIFLPFWLKPAKITVIFEAELWLGLVFWAKFKGSRVILINARISDRSYKSYLKFGFFYVYLFKFIDKIYAQSDLDKQRLERLGAKNIVVSGNIKSAFLPNPSQIYAKPKERAIVLASTHAGEEGLILRELNLSANDKLILVPRHPERFGEAGEILAKFAAKNGLKFAKFSEAKNFDAQCVLVDAMGELVNIYKFSDVVVLGGSFVPNVGGHNPIEAAQFENVVISGEFIFNQKALYSAVDGIKFAKADEISLLLRQNLPKAKIVAKGDVSEILKDIEENL; from the coding sequence TTGATAATAATTTATTACGTTTTAGTCCTCGCGGCGTTTGCCTTGGGGGCTTTACCGCTTGCGATTTTAGCTTTTAAAAAAAAGTACAGAGCCTCGATCCCCGCTAGATTTTTTTTGTTTAAAAATCCCAAATTTGACGCCTCGCGCGTGCATTTTCATGCGTGTAGTTTCGGCGAGGTGCGTTCTATCGCGCCGCTAGTTAGTAGATTTAAAGACGCGGCCGCAGTCTCGGTCGTAACCAAAACCGGTTTTGACGAGGCGAAAAAGATCACGCAAAATACGCGCTTTTTGCCGTTTGAGATATTTTTACCGTTTTGGCTAAAGCCTGCTAAAATAACGGTTATTTTTGAGGCCGAGCTTTGGCTGGGGCTTGTTTTTTGGGCTAAATTTAAGGGCTCGCGCGTCATTTTGATAAACGCTAGGATTTCTGATAGGAGCTACAAAAGCTATCTAAAATTTGGCTTTTTTTACGTGTATTTGTTTAAATTTATAGATAAAATTTACGCCCAAAGCGATCTGGATAAACAGCGCCTAGAGCGGCTCGGCGCCAAAAATATCGTCGTTAGCGGCAATATAAAATCAGCTTTTTTGCCAAATCCGAGTCAAATTTACGCCAAACCAAAAGAGCGCGCGATCGTGCTAGCTAGCACTCATGCGGGCGAGGAGGGGCTGATCTTGCGCGAGTTAAATTTGAGCGCAAACGATAAGTTGATACTCGTGCCGCGCCATCCTGAGAGGTTCGGTGAGGCAGGCGAGATTTTGGCTAAATTTGCCGCAAAAAACGGACTAAAATTTGCTAAATTTAGCGAAGCCAAAAATTTTGACGCGCAGTGCGTGCTGGTCGATGCGATGGGCGAGCTGGTAAATATTTACAAATTTAGCGACGTCGTCGTGCTCGGCGGTAGCTTCGTGCCAAACGTGGGCGGACACAATCCGATCGAGGCGGCGCAGTTTGAAAACGTGGTGATAAGCGGGGAGTTTATATTTAATCAAAAAGCCTTGTATAGCGCGGTTGACGGCATAAAATTTGCAAAAGCGGATGAGATAAGTTTGCTTTTAAGGCAAAATTTACCCAAAGCAAAAATCGTCGCCAAAGGCGATGTAAGCGAGATTTTAAAAGATATTGAGGAAAATTTATGA
- the rimM gene encoding ribosome maturation factor RimM (Essential for efficient processing of 16S rRNA), with product MSELVEVALLGKTVGLKGFVRLHNRGDFPNQFKKNAIFYDGDGNELVVKNYNSANDTIVFCGFEDIDSAKTLTNKTIYTTKEETRKNCKLKKGEFFYFDVIGCEIYENNQRLGEVEDIDEVGANHLFLIKTDGNLIAKGLEKSFYIPYIDVYVEKVDVENKKIYTKNAILILENS from the coding sequence TTGAGTGAGCTCGTAGAAGTCGCACTGCTTGGCAAAACGGTAGGATTAAAAGGATTTGTCAGGCTTCATAACAGAGGCGACTTTCCTAATCAATTTAAAAAAAATGCTATTTTTTACGACGGAGACGGCAATGAGCTCGTCGTAAAAAACTATAATAGCGCAAACGATACTATTGTTTTTTGCGGTTTTGAAGATATAGATAGCGCAAAAACTCTTACAAATAAAACAATCTACACTACAAAAGAAGAAACTAGAAAAAACTGCAAACTAAAAAAGGGCGAATTTTTTTATTTTGATGTCATCGGCTGTGAAATTTACGAAAACAACCAAAGGCTCGGCGAAGTAGAGGATATAGACGAGGTCGGCGCAAATCATCTATTTCTGATAAAAACGGATGGAAATTTGATCGCCAAAGGGTTGGAAAAAAGTTTTTACATTCCGTATATTGATGTTTATGTAGAAAAAGTCGATGTGGAAAATAAAAAAATTTATACCAAAAACGCTATCTTGATTTTAGAAAATTCCTGA